The following proteins are encoded in a genomic region of Populus trichocarpa isolate Nisqually-1 chromosome 13, P.trichocarpa_v4.1, whole genome shotgun sequence:
- the LOC7465204 gene encoding uncharacterized protein LOC7465204 isoform X11, which yields MATETAPSHQTPTSDHESIENKVTEEVKPVEPETVSLAGKPEEEDLQPNELASQPTLLDKSEAVEDKEVEPPAVVVKKIDGVPAINVPVDDKKELEKDSISDSHTPSVPALVADVVNGEPVAPAIHSVLKEAEEQQLSTSVEELLQEKPKMVDVPVSLDEAIAKTEEPSKVLPIKESEPIEAKDSEDSAVSKEVDKVESIIPEVEVKLEEQSEVGKQVEEPKTEAATKQPKEPLEVLPVKSEAVAVKDSEDSQLVSKEDDKPESEEQSEVIKVEPKEKSVEVIAETQEPVEALPTKELEAVQVKDIDDSQELFKEADKVGTIVPELREVKLESEVTEHVEKTDEQSVEAIKETQDSSEVHPIKESEAVPLKDIDDLVAVPGVDKPQPVIPEADKPEPVVLEVEVKQEEQSEVTQQIEKPESVVPETEVKLEEQSEVTKLDEKTKEQEVEVKPEGQFVIRKQVEQSEVAEQIEKPESVIPEIEVKLEGQSELTKLDEKTEEQEVEVKPDGQSVIRKQAEQSEVAEQIEKPESVIPETEVKLEEQSEVSKLDEKTEEHEVEVKPEGQYEVSEQVEIKSTDEKRGQVAAITQVAQAEIKEDGGKSSLPEIIQKAGPEAEGTDLAEASLKEIVVEAEKGREEKEARTIKAEGEKIASDTVKEELAQPIKVEEVSNAASNAKITEKSFEGEKTVESVEPALENKKEEIPAIDETHKDGTIEGKLDEATTVVSEPVKESQDSVSEAKEEEETAKTNEENSEQEKVDEIAKSDTQNLEYSTQDAEDAKESQDLPREVPAKPTQKHSNNILTRVKQSLVKAKKAIIGKSPTPKTVSSDSKGDVKVNN from the exons ATGGCTACTGAGACTGCACCATCACATCAAACTCCTACTTCTGATCATGAG TCAATTGAGAACAAGGTGACCGAAGAAGTAAAGCCTGTAGAACCTGAAACTGTTTCCCTAGCCGGGAAACCTGAAGAAGAAGACCTCCAACCTAATGAACTAGCAAGTCAACCAACCCTGTTAGATAAATCAGAAGCAGTGGAAGATAAGGAGGTCGAGCCTCCAGCAGTTGTGGTTAAGAAGATTGATGGTGTTCCTGCTATCAATGTTCCAGTAGATGATAAAAAAGAGTTGGAAAAGGATTCTATTTCTGACTCACACACACCTAGTGTTCCGGCTCTGGTGGCCGATGTTGTTAATGGCGAACCAGTTGCTCCAGCTATACATTCTGTTTTGAAAGAAGCAGAAGAGCAACAATTATCAACATCCGTGGAGGAATTGCTACAGGAAAAACCAAAGATGGTTGATGTTCCAGTATCACTAGATGAAGCTATTGCAAAAACAGAGGAGCCATCAAAAGTTCTTCCTATCAAAGAGTCCGAACCAATTGAGGCAAAAGACAGTGAAGATTCAGCAGTGTCTAAAGAAGTTGACAAAGTGGAATCAATAATTCCTGAAGTTGAAGTGAAACTAGAGGAGCAATCAGAAGTTGGTAAACAAGTTGaagagccaaaaacagaagcaGCAACTAAGCAACCAAAGGAACCTTTGGAAGTTCTTCCTGTCAAATCAGAAGCAGTTGCGGTAAAAGATAGTGAAGATTCACAACTAGTGTCCAAAGAAGATGATAAGCCAGAATCAGAAGAACAATCCGAAGTCATTAAAGTTGAACCCAAAGAAAAATCAGTTGAAGTAATTGCCGAAACACAGGAGCCAGTGGAAGCTCTTCCTACCAAAGAATTGGAAGCAGTTCAAGTAAAAGATATTGACGACTCACAAGAATTGTTTAAAGAAGCTGATAAAGTAGGAACAATAGTTCCTGAACTCAGGGAAGTGAAACTAGAGTCTGAAGTCACTGAACATGTAGAAAAAACCGACGAACAATCTGTTGAGGCAATTAAGGAAACACAGGATTCATCGGAAGTTCATCCAATCAAAGAATCAGAAGCAGTTCCATTAAAAGATATTGATGATCTAGTAGCAGTGCCTGGAGTTGATAAACCACAACCAGTAATTCCTGAAGCTGATAAACCTGAACCAGTAGTTCTTGAAGTTGAGGTTAAACAAGAGGAACAATCTGAAGTCActcaacaaattgaaaaaccaGAATCAGTGGTTCCTGAGACTGAGGTGAAACTGGAGGAACAATCTGAAGTCACCAAActagatgaaaaaacaaaggaacaAGAAGTTGAGGTGAAACCCGAGGGACAATTTGTAATCAGAAAACAG GTGGAACAATCTGAAGTCGctgaacaaattgaaaaaccaGAATCAGTGATTCCTGAGATTGAG GTGAAACTAGAGGGACAATCTGAACTCACCAAACTAGATGAAAAAACAGAGGAACAAGAAGTTGAGGTGAAACCTGACGGACAATCTGTAATCAGAAAACAGGCAGAACAATCTGAAGTCGctgaacaaattgaaaaaccaGAATCAGTGATTCCTGAGACTGAGGTGAAACTGGAGGAACAATCTGAAGTCTCCAAACTAGATGAAAAAACAGAGGAACATGAAGTTGAGGTGAAACCTGAGGGACAATATGAAGTTAGTGAACAGGTTGAGATTAAGTCAACAGATGAAAAGCGAGGACAAGTTGCTGCAATCACTCAGGTAGCTCAAGCTGAGATTAAAGAGGATGGAggaaaatcttctcttcctgaAATCATACAAAAAGCTGGTCCAGAGGCTGAAGGGACTGATTTGGCTGAAGCGTCATTGAAAGAGATTGTGGTAGAAGCGGAAAAGGgtagagaagagaaagaggcaAGGACAATAAAAGCAGAGGGCGAGAAAATAGCAAGTGATACAGTAAAAGAGGAACTAGCTCAGCCCATCAAAGTGGAAGAGGTCAGCAATGCTGCTTCAAACGCCAAAATCACTGAAAAATCGTTTGAGGGAGAGAAAACAGTTGAAAGTGTTGAACCAGCtttagaaaacaagaaagaggaGATACCTGCAATAGATGAAACCCACAAAGATGGGACCATAGAGGGAAAGCTGGATGAAGCCACTACAGTTGTCAGTGAACCAGTCAAAGAATCCCAAGATTCTGTGTcagaagcaaaagaagaagaagaaactgcAAAAACCAACGAAGAGAACTCTGAGCAGGAAAAGGTTGACGAGATTGCCAAATCTGACACGCAGAATTTAGAGTATTCTACCCAGGATGCTGAAGACGCAAAAGAATCACAGGATCTGCCAAGAGAAGTTCCAGCCAAGCCTACTCAAAAGCATTCAAACAACATTTTAACAAGGGTAAAGCAATCACTTGTAAAGGCAAAGAAAGCTATTATCGGGAAATCGCCAACTCCAAAAACCGTCTCCTCTGATAGCAAGGGTGATGTTAAAGTCAATAATTGA
- the LOC7465204 gene encoding uncharacterized protein LOC7465204 isoform X8 has product MATETAPSHQTPTSDHESIENKVTEEVKPVEPETVSLAGKPEEEDLQPNELASQPTLLDKSEAVEDKEVEPPAVVVKKIDGVPAINVPVDDKKELEKDSISDSHTPSVPALVADVVNGEPVAPAIHSVLKEAEEQQLSTSVEELLQEKPKMVDVPVSLDEAIAKTEEPSKVLPIKESEPIEAKDSEDSAVSKEVDKVESIIPEVEVKLEEQSEVGKQVEEPKTEAATKQPKEPLEVLPVKSEAVAVKDSEDSQLVSKEDDKPESEEQSEVIKVEPKEKSVEVIAETQEPVEALPTKELEAVQVKDIDDSQELFKEADKVGTIVPELREVKLESEVTEHVEKTDEQSVEAIKETQDSSEVHPIKESEAVPLKDIDDLVAVPGVDKPQPVIPEADKPEPVVLEVEVKQEEQSEVTQQIEKPESVVPETEVKLEEQSEVTKLDEKTKEQEVEVKPEGQFVIRKQVEQSEVAEQIKKPELVIPEIEVKLEEQSEVTKLHEKTEEHEVEVKPEGQSVIREQVEQSEVAEQIEKPESVIPEIEVKLEEQSEVTKLDEKTEEHEVEVKPEGQYEVSEQVEIKSTDEKRGQVAAITQVAQAEIKEDGGKSSLPEIIQKAGPEAEGTDLAEASLKEIVVEAEKGREEKEARTIKAEGEKIASDTVKEELAQPIKVEEVSNAASNAKITEKSFEGEKTVESVEPALENKKEEIPAIDETHKDGTIEGKLDEATTVVSEPVKESQDSVSEAKEEEETAKTNEENSEQEKVDEIAKSDTQNLEYSTQDAEDAKESQDLPREVPAKPTQKHSNNILTRVKQSLVKAKKAIIGKSPTPKTVSSDSKGDVKVNN; this is encoded by the exons ATGGCTACTGAGACTGCACCATCACATCAAACTCCTACTTCTGATCATGAG TCAATTGAGAACAAGGTGACCGAAGAAGTAAAGCCTGTAGAACCTGAAACTGTTTCCCTAGCCGGGAAACCTGAAGAAGAAGACCTCCAACCTAATGAACTAGCAAGTCAACCAACCCTGTTAGATAAATCAGAAGCAGTGGAAGATAAGGAGGTCGAGCCTCCAGCAGTTGTGGTTAAGAAGATTGATGGTGTTCCTGCTATCAATGTTCCAGTAGATGATAAAAAAGAGTTGGAAAAGGATTCTATTTCTGACTCACACACACCTAGTGTTCCGGCTCTGGTGGCCGATGTTGTTAATGGCGAACCAGTTGCTCCAGCTATACATTCTGTTTTGAAAGAAGCAGAAGAGCAACAATTATCAACATCCGTGGAGGAATTGCTACAGGAAAAACCAAAGATGGTTGATGTTCCAGTATCACTAGATGAAGCTATTGCAAAAACAGAGGAGCCATCAAAAGTTCTTCCTATCAAAGAGTCCGAACCAATTGAGGCAAAAGACAGTGAAGATTCAGCAGTGTCTAAAGAAGTTGACAAAGTGGAATCAATAATTCCTGAAGTTGAAGTGAAACTAGAGGAGCAATCAGAAGTTGGTAAACAAGTTGaagagccaaaaacagaagcaGCAACTAAGCAACCAAAGGAACCTTTGGAAGTTCTTCCTGTCAAATCAGAAGCAGTTGCGGTAAAAGATAGTGAAGATTCACAACTAGTGTCCAAAGAAGATGATAAGCCAGAATCAGAAGAACAATCCGAAGTCATTAAAGTTGAACCCAAAGAAAAATCAGTTGAAGTAATTGCCGAAACACAGGAGCCAGTGGAAGCTCTTCCTACCAAAGAATTGGAAGCAGTTCAAGTAAAAGATATTGACGACTCACAAGAATTGTTTAAAGAAGCTGATAAAGTAGGAACAATAGTTCCTGAACTCAGGGAAGTGAAACTAGAGTCTGAAGTCACTGAACATGTAGAAAAAACCGACGAACAATCTGTTGAGGCAATTAAGGAAACACAGGATTCATCGGAAGTTCATCCAATCAAAGAATCAGAAGCAGTTCCATTAAAAGATATTGATGATCTAGTAGCAGTGCCTGGAGTTGATAAACCACAACCAGTAATTCCTGAAGCTGATAAACCTGAACCAGTAGTTCTTGAAGTTGAGGTTAAACAAGAGGAACAATCTGAAGTCActcaacaaattgaaaaaccaGAATCAGTGGTTCCTGAGACTGAGGTGAAACTGGAGGAACAATCTGAAGTCACCAAActagatgaaaaaacaaaggaacaAGAAGTTGAGGTGAAACCCGAGGGACAATTTGTAATCAGAAAACAGGTGGAACAATCTGAAGTCgctgaacaaattaaaaaaccagaATTAGTGATTCCCGAGATTGAGGTGAAACTGGAGGAACAATCTGAAGTCACCAAACTACATGAAAAAACAGAAGAACATGAAGTTGAGGTGAAACCTGAGGGACAATCTGTAATTAGAGAACAGGTGGAACAATCTGAAGTCGctgaacaaattgaaaaaccaGAATCAGTGATTCCTGAGATTGAGGTGAAACTGGAGGAACAATCTGAAGTCACCAAACTAGATGAAAAAACAGAAGAACATGAAGTTGAG GTGAAACCTGAGGGACAATATGAAGTTAGTGAACAGGTTGAGATTAAGTCAACAGATGAAAAGCGAGGACAAGTTGCTGCAATCACTCAGGTAGCTCAAGCTGAGATTAAAGAGGATGGAggaaaatcttctcttcctgaAATCATACAAAAAGCTGGTCCAGAGGCTGAAGGGACTGATTTGGCTGAAGCGTCATTGAAAGAGATTGTGGTAGAAGCGGAAAAGGgtagagaagagaaagaggcaAGGACAATAAAAGCAGAGGGCGAGAAAATAGCAAGTGATACAGTAAAAGAGGAACTAGCTCAGCCCATCAAAGTGGAAGAGGTCAGCAATGCTGCTTCAAACGCCAAAATCACTGAAAAATCGTTTGAGGGAGAGAAAACAGTTGAAAGTGTTGAACCAGCtttagaaaacaagaaagaggaGATACCTGCAATAGATGAAACCCACAAAGATGGGACCATAGAGGGAAAGCTGGATGAAGCCACTACAGTTGTCAGTGAACCAGTCAAAGAATCCCAAGATTCTGTGTcagaagcaaaagaagaagaagaaactgcAAAAACCAACGAAGAGAACTCTGAGCAGGAAAAGGTTGACGAGATTGCCAAATCTGACACGCAGAATTTAGAGTATTCTACCCAGGATGCTGAAGACGCAAAAGAATCACAGGATCTGCCAAGAGAAGTTCCAGCCAAGCCTACTCAAAAGCATTCAAACAACATTTTAACAAGGGTAAAGCAATCACTTGTAAAGGCAAAGAAAGCTATTATCGGGAAATCGCCAACTCCAAAAACCGTCTCCTCTGATAGCAAGGGTGATGTTAAAGTCAATAATTGA
- the LOC7465204 gene encoding uncharacterized protein LOC7465204 isoform X2, whose protein sequence is MATETAPSHQTPTSDHESIENKVTEEVKPVEPETVSLAGKPEEEDLQPNELASQPTLLDKSEAVEDKEVEPPAVVVKKIDGVPAINVPVDDKKELEKDSISDSHTPSVPALVADVVNGEPVAPAIHSVLKEAEEQQLSTSVEELLQEKPKMVDVPVSLDEAIAKTEEPSKVLPIKESEPIEAKDSEDSAVSKEVDKVESIIPEVEVKLEEQSEVGKQVEEPKTEAATKQPKEPLEVLPVKSEAVAVKDSEDSQLVSKEDDKPESEEQSEVIKVEPKEKSVEVIAETQEPVEALPTKELEAVQVKDIDDSQELFKEADKVGTIVPELREVKLESEVTEHVEKTDEQSVEAIKETQDSSEVHPIKESEAVPLKDIDDLVAVPGVDKPQPVIPEADKPEPVVLEVEVKQEEQSEVTQQIEKPESVVPETEVKLEEQSEVTKLHEKTEEHEVEVKPEGQSVIREQVEQSEVAEQIEKPESVIPEIEVKLEEQSEVTKLDEKTEEHEVEVKPEGQSIIREQVEQSEIAEQIEKPESVIPVTEVKLEGQSELTKLDEKTEEQEVEVKPDGQSVIRKQAEQSEVAEQIEKPESVIPETEVKLEEQSEVSKLDEKTEEHEVEVKPEGQYEVSEQVEIKSTDEKRGQVAAITQVAQAEIKEDGGKSSLPEIIQKAGPEAEGTDLAEASLKEIVVEAEKGREEKEARTIKAEGEKIASDTVKEELAQPIKVEEVSNAASNAKITEKSFEGEKTVESVEPALENKKEEIPAIDETHKDGTIEGKLDEATTVVSEPVKESQDSVSEAKEEEETAKTNEENSEQEKVDEIAKSDTQNLEYSTQDAEDAKESQDLPREVPAKPTQKHSNNILTRVKQSLVKAKKAIIGKSPTPKTVSSDSKGDVKVNN, encoded by the exons ATGGCTACTGAGACTGCACCATCACATCAAACTCCTACTTCTGATCATGAG TCAATTGAGAACAAGGTGACCGAAGAAGTAAAGCCTGTAGAACCTGAAACTGTTTCCCTAGCCGGGAAACCTGAAGAAGAAGACCTCCAACCTAATGAACTAGCAAGTCAACCAACCCTGTTAGATAAATCAGAAGCAGTGGAAGATAAGGAGGTCGAGCCTCCAGCAGTTGTGGTTAAGAAGATTGATGGTGTTCCTGCTATCAATGTTCCAGTAGATGATAAAAAAGAGTTGGAAAAGGATTCTATTTCTGACTCACACACACCTAGTGTTCCGGCTCTGGTGGCCGATGTTGTTAATGGCGAACCAGTTGCTCCAGCTATACATTCTGTTTTGAAAGAAGCAGAAGAGCAACAATTATCAACATCCGTGGAGGAATTGCTACAGGAAAAACCAAAGATGGTTGATGTTCCAGTATCACTAGATGAAGCTATTGCAAAAACAGAGGAGCCATCAAAAGTTCTTCCTATCAAAGAGTCCGAACCAATTGAGGCAAAAGACAGTGAAGATTCAGCAGTGTCTAAAGAAGTTGACAAAGTGGAATCAATAATTCCTGAAGTTGAAGTGAAACTAGAGGAGCAATCAGAAGTTGGTAAACAAGTTGaagagccaaaaacagaagcaGCAACTAAGCAACCAAAGGAACCTTTGGAAGTTCTTCCTGTCAAATCAGAAGCAGTTGCGGTAAAAGATAGTGAAGATTCACAACTAGTGTCCAAAGAAGATGATAAGCCAGAATCAGAAGAACAATCCGAAGTCATTAAAGTTGAACCCAAAGAAAAATCAGTTGAAGTAATTGCCGAAACACAGGAGCCAGTGGAAGCTCTTCCTACCAAAGAATTGGAAGCAGTTCAAGTAAAAGATATTGACGACTCACAAGAATTGTTTAAAGAAGCTGATAAAGTAGGAACAATAGTTCCTGAACTCAGGGAAGTGAAACTAGAGTCTGAAGTCACTGAACATGTAGAAAAAACCGACGAACAATCTGTTGAGGCAATTAAGGAAACACAGGATTCATCGGAAGTTCATCCAATCAAAGAATCAGAAGCAGTTCCATTAAAAGATATTGATGATCTAGTAGCAGTGCCTGGAGTTGATAAACCACAACCAGTAATTCCTGAAGCTGATAAACCTGAACCAGTAGTTCTTGAAGTTGAGGTTAAACAAGAGGAACAATCTGAAGTCActcaacaaattgaaaaaccaGAATCAGTGGTTCCTGAGACTGAG GTGAAACTGGAGGAACAATCTGAAGTCACCAAACTACATGAAAAAACAGAAGAACATGAAGTTGAGGTGAAACCTGAGGGACAATCTGTAATTAGAGAACAGGTGGAACAATCTGAAGTCGctgaacaaattgaaaaaccaGAATCAGTGATTCCTGAGATTGAGGTGAAACTGGAGGAACAATCTGAAGTCACCAAACTAGATGAAAAAACAGAAGAACATGAAGTTGAGGTGAAACCTGAGGGACAATCTATAATCAGAGAACAGGTGGAACAATCTGAAATCGctgaacaaattgaaaaaccaGAATCAGTGATTCCTGTGACTGAGGTGAAACTAGAGGGACAATCTGAACTCACCAAACTAGATGAAAAAACAGAGGAACAAGAAGTTGAGGTGAAACCTGACGGACAATCTGTAATCAGAAAACAGGCAGAACAATCTGAAGTCGctgaacaaattgaaaaaccaGAATCAGTGATTCCTGAGACTGAGGTGAAACTGGAGGAACAATCTGAAGTCTCCAAACTAGATGAAAAAACAGAGGAACATGAAGTTGAGGTGAAACCTGAGGGACAATATGAAGTTAGTGAACAGGTTGAGATTAAGTCAACAGATGAAAAGCGAGGACAAGTTGCTGCAATCACTCAGGTAGCTCAAGCTGAGATTAAAGAGGATGGAggaaaatcttctcttcctgaAATCATACAAAAAGCTGGTCCAGAGGCTGAAGGGACTGATTTGGCTGAAGCGTCATTGAAAGAGATTGTGGTAGAAGCGGAAAAGGgtagagaagagaaagaggcaAGGACAATAAAAGCAGAGGGCGAGAAAATAGCAAGTGATACAGTAAAAGAGGAACTAGCTCAGCCCATCAAAGTGGAAGAGGTCAGCAATGCTGCTTCAAACGCCAAAATCACTGAAAAATCGTTTGAGGGAGAGAAAACAGTTGAAAGTGTTGAACCAGCtttagaaaacaagaaagaggaGATACCTGCAATAGATGAAACCCACAAAGATGGGACCATAGAGGGAAAGCTGGATGAAGCCACTACAGTTGTCAGTGAACCAGTCAAAGAATCCCAAGATTCTGTGTcagaagcaaaagaagaagaagaaactgcAAAAACCAACGAAGAGAACTCTGAGCAGGAAAAGGTTGACGAGATTGCCAAATCTGACACGCAGAATTTAGAGTATTCTACCCAGGATGCTGAAGACGCAAAAGAATCACAGGATCTGCCAAGAGAAGTTCCAGCCAAGCCTACTCAAAAGCATTCAAACAACATTTTAACAAGGGTAAAGCAATCACTTGTAAAGGCAAAGAAAGCTATTATCGGGAAATCGCCAACTCCAAAAACCGTCTCCTCTGATAGCAAGGGTGATGTTAAAGTCAATAATTGA
- the LOC7465204 gene encoding uncharacterized protein LOC7465204 isoform X9, whose protein sequence is MATETAPSHQTPTSDHESIENKVTEEVKPVEPETVSLAGKPEEEDLQPNELASQPTLLDKSEAVEDKEVEPPAVVVKKIDGVPAINVPVDDKKELEKDSISDSHTPSVPALVADVVNGEPVAPAIHSVLKEAEEQQLSTSVEELLQEKPKMVDVPVSLDEAIAKTEEPSKVLPIKESEPIEAKDSEDSAVSKEVDKVESIIPEVEVKLEEQSEVGKQVEEPKTEAATKQPKEPLEVLPVKSEAVAVKDSEDSQLVSKEDDKPESEEQSEVIKVEPKEKSVEVIAETQEPVEALPTKELEAVQVKDIDDSQELFKEADKVGTIVPELREVKLESEVTEHVEKTDEQSVEAIKETQDSSEVHPIKESEAVPLKDIDDLVAVPGVDKPQPVIPEADKPEPVVLEVEVKQEEQSEVTQQIEKPESVVPETEVKLEEQSEVTKLDEKTEEHEVEVKPEGQSIIREQVEQSEIAEQIEKPESVIPVTEVKLEGQSELTKLDEKTEEQEVEVKPDGQSVIRKQAEQSEVAEQIEKPESVIPETEVKLEEQSEVSKLDEKTEEHEVEVKPEGQYEVSEQVEIKSTDEKRGQVAAITQVAQAEIKEDGGKSSLPEIIQKAGPEAEGTDLAEASLKEIVVEAEKGREEKEARTIKAEGEKIASDTVKEELAQPIKVEEVSNAASNAKITEKSFEGEKTVESVEPALENKKEEIPAIDETHKDGTIEGKLDEATTVVSEPVKESQDSVSEAKEEEETAKTNEENSEQEKVDEIAKSDTQNLEYSTQDAEDAKESQDLPREVPAKPTQKHSNNILTRVKQSLVKAKKAIIGKSPTPKTVSSDSKGDVKVNN, encoded by the exons ATGGCTACTGAGACTGCACCATCACATCAAACTCCTACTTCTGATCATGAG TCAATTGAGAACAAGGTGACCGAAGAAGTAAAGCCTGTAGAACCTGAAACTGTTTCCCTAGCCGGGAAACCTGAAGAAGAAGACCTCCAACCTAATGAACTAGCAAGTCAACCAACCCTGTTAGATAAATCAGAAGCAGTGGAAGATAAGGAGGTCGAGCCTCCAGCAGTTGTGGTTAAGAAGATTGATGGTGTTCCTGCTATCAATGTTCCAGTAGATGATAAAAAAGAGTTGGAAAAGGATTCTATTTCTGACTCACACACACCTAGTGTTCCGGCTCTGGTGGCCGATGTTGTTAATGGCGAACCAGTTGCTCCAGCTATACATTCTGTTTTGAAAGAAGCAGAAGAGCAACAATTATCAACATCCGTGGAGGAATTGCTACAGGAAAAACCAAAGATGGTTGATGTTCCAGTATCACTAGATGAAGCTATTGCAAAAACAGAGGAGCCATCAAAAGTTCTTCCTATCAAAGAGTCCGAACCAATTGAGGCAAAAGACAGTGAAGATTCAGCAGTGTCTAAAGAAGTTGACAAAGTGGAATCAATAATTCCTGAAGTTGAAGTGAAACTAGAGGAGCAATCAGAAGTTGGTAAACAAGTTGaagagccaaaaacagaagcaGCAACTAAGCAACCAAAGGAACCTTTGGAAGTTCTTCCTGTCAAATCAGAAGCAGTTGCGGTAAAAGATAGTGAAGATTCACAACTAGTGTCCAAAGAAGATGATAAGCCAGAATCAGAAGAACAATCCGAAGTCATTAAAGTTGAACCCAAAGAAAAATCAGTTGAAGTAATTGCCGAAACACAGGAGCCAGTGGAAGCTCTTCCTACCAAAGAATTGGAAGCAGTTCAAGTAAAAGATATTGACGACTCACAAGAATTGTTTAAAGAAGCTGATAAAGTAGGAACAATAGTTCCTGAACTCAGGGAAGTGAAACTAGAGTCTGAAGTCACTGAACATGTAGAAAAAACCGACGAACAATCTGTTGAGGCAATTAAGGAAACACAGGATTCATCGGAAGTTCATCCAATCAAAGAATCAGAAGCAGTTCCATTAAAAGATATTGATGATCTAGTAGCAGTGCCTGGAGTTGATAAACCACAACCAGTAATTCCTGAAGCTGATAAACCTGAACCAGTAGTTCTTGAAGTTGAGGTTAAACAAGAGGAACAATCTGAAGTCActcaacaaattgaaaaaccaGAATCAGTGGTTCCTGAGACTGAG GTGAAACTGGAGGAACAATCTGAAGTCACCAAACTAGATGAAAAAACAGAAGAACATGAAGTTGAGGTGAAACCTGAGGGACAATCTATAATCAGAGAACAGGTGGAACAATCTGAAATCGctgaacaaattgaaaaaccaGAATCAGTGATTCCTGTGACTGAGGTGAAACTAGAGGGACAATCTGAACTCACCAAACTAGATGAAAAAACAGAGGAACAAGAAGTTGAGGTGAAACCTGACGGACAATCTGTAATCAGAAAACAGGCAGAACAATCTGAAGTCGctgaacaaattgaaaaaccaGAATCAGTGATTCCTGAGACTGAGGTGAAACTGGAGGAACAATCTGAAGTCTCCAAACTAGATGAAAAAACAGAGGAACATGAAGTTGAGGTGAAACCTGAGGGACAATATGAAGTTAGTGAACAGGTTGAGATTAAGTCAACAGATGAAAAGCGAGGACAAGTTGCTGCAATCACTCAGGTAGCTCAAGCTGAGATTAAAGAGGATGGAggaaaatcttctcttcctgaAATCATACAAAAAGCTGGTCCAGAGGCTGAAGGGACTGATTTGGCTGAAGCGTCATTGAAAGAGATTGTGGTAGAAGCGGAAAAGGgtagagaagagaaagaggcaAGGACAATAAAAGCAGAGGGCGAGAAAATAGCAAGTGATACAGTAAAAGAGGAACTAGCTCAGCCCATCAAAGTGGAAGAGGTCAGCAATGCTGCTTCAAACGCCAAAATCACTGAAAAATCGTTTGAGGGAGAGAAAACAGTTGAAAGTGTTGAACCAGCtttagaaaacaagaaagaggaGATACCTGCAATAGATGAAACCCACAAAGATGGGACCATAGAGGGAAAGCTGGATGAAGCCACTACAGTTGTCAGTGAACCAGTCAAAGAATCCCAAGATTCTGTGTcagaagcaaaagaagaagaagaaactgcAAAAACCAACGAAGAGAACTCTGAGCAGGAAAAGGTTGACGAGATTGCCAAATCTGACACGCAGAATTTAGAGTATTCTACCCAGGATGCTGAAGACGCAAAAGAATCACAGGATCTGCCAAGAGAAGTTCCAGCCAAGCCTACTCAAAAGCATTCAAACAACATTTTAACAAGGGTAAAGCAATCACTTGTAAAGGCAAAGAAAGCTATTATCGGGAAATCGCCAACTCCAAAAACCGTCTCCTCTGATAGCAAGGGTGATGTTAAAGTCAATAATTGA